One Oryza sativa Japonica Group chromosome 8, ASM3414082v1 DNA window includes the following coding sequences:
- the LOC9268834 gene encoding protein CNGC15b has translation MRLNLIENEARHRQNNLATGSVKTMSSKIVLKLKDFTRIWISREESMLDPGGNVVLMWNRVFLVSCVASHFIDPLFFFLPIVERRDRQLCMTMDHHLAIILTCLRSFLDIFFIAHIAISFSTAHVDPSSKVLGRGELVTDPKKIANRYIRTNFFIDLVAALPVPQVLVWIAMPSISFKHINAPFFLIILVQSAIRLYIVILLSLSIMEMVGFIAKNGWEGAIYSLVLYLVASHVVGAIFYLTAVDRQKTCWETQCSIEDRMAHKGLCDLHFLDCKYATSSNSQSWANSTNVFTHCNANSNSVSINYGIFIQAIQNGVTTASFSEKYFYSLWWGLQQLTTYGNPLVTSSFIGENLFAIGLTLLSIGLFAQLIGNMQIHMRSLSKNTEDWRMWQTEMEDWMIDHQIPDELRYRISQFFKYKWFATQGVEEDSILRQLPADLHRDIKRYLCLDLVERVPFFSAMDHQLLDAICERMTYFLRTEGTYITREGDPVKVMLFIIRGKLESSTTDGGRTGFFNSIILKPGDFCGEELLTWALLPSSRDSYPSSTRTVKTIAELEAFSLQADDIKCVASTFRMMHSKHLQHTFRLHSYQWRTWAARFIQSAWRRRQNRQKMAEVGLSNRWKSFFSLVNDFNDTRCEDINGSSSTVSHRETVTVSKIASIFKKAQKERPEEPDFSEDHHPE, from the exons ATGAG GCTTAATCTTATTGAGAACGAAGCAAGACACAGACAGAATAACTTGGCCACAGGTTCAGTTAAAACAATGAGCAGCAAGATAGTGCTCAAGTTAAAGGATTTTACCAGAATCTGGATAAGCCGCGAAGAGAGTATGCTAGACCCTGGAGGCAATGTTGTGCTGATGTGGAACCGTGTCTTCCTCGTCTCATGCGTTGCTTCTCACTTCATTgatcctctcttcttcttcctgccAATTGTTGAGCGCAGAGACCGCCAGTTGTGTATGACAATGGACCATCATCTCGCCATTATACTCACTTGTCTACGGTCTTTTCTTGACATATTCTTCATAGCTCATATTGCTATAAGTTTCTCCACTGCACATGTTGATCCAAGCTCCAAAGTGCTTGGCAGGGGTGAGCTTGTCACAGATCCTAAAAAGATTGCAAATAGATACATCAGAACAAACTTCTTCATTGACCTAGTAGCTGCATTGCCAGTTCCACAA GTTCTTGTTTGGATAGCCATGCCATCTATCAGCTTCAAGCATATCAATGCCCCTTTCTTTCTTATAATATTGGTCCAATCTGCCATCAGATTATACATCGTAATTCTTCTCAGCCTTAGTATCATGGAGATGGTGGGTTTCATCGCAAAAAATGGGTGGGAAGGAGCTATCTACAGTCTAGTTCTTTATTTGGTGGCAAGTCAC GTGGTTGGAGCAATATTCTATCTAACTGCAGTGGATCGACAAAAGACATGCTGGGAAACACAGTGCTCTATTGAGGACAGAATGGCACACAAAGGACTGTGTGATTTACACTTCCTTGACTGCAAATATGCCACATCAAGTAACAGTCAAAGTTGGGCAAATAGCACAAATGTGTTCACACATTGTAACGCCAACAGCAATAGTGTCAGTATCAACTATGGCATATTCATTCAAGCAATACAAAATGGAGTGACCACAGCTTCATTCTCTGAGAAATATTTCTACTCCCTGTGGTGGGGACTTCAACAGTTGAC CACGTATGGCAATCCTTTGGTGACTAGTTCCTTCATTGGTGAAAACCTATTTGCAATAGGGTTAACCCTTCTCAGCATTGGTTTGTTTGCACAACTAATAGGCAACATGCAG ATACACATGAGATCTCTTTCTAAAAATACTGAAGATTGGAGAATGTGGCAAACAGAAATGGAAGATTGGATGATAGATCATCAAATACCTGATGAGCTGCGATACCGCATCAGTCAATTCTTCAAATACAAGTGGTTTGCTACGCAGGGagttgaagaggattcaatctTGAGACAACTACCAGCAGATCTTCATCGAGATATAAAACGGTACCTGTGCcttgatcttgtcgaacgt GTGCCATTTTTTTCTGCAATGGACCATCAACTACTCGATGCCATCTGTGAACGCATGACCTACTTCCTTCGCACTGAAGGCACCTACATAACCCGTGAGGGAGACCCTGTCAAGGTGATGCTCTTCATTATTCGTGGCAAGCTAGAGAGCTCCACAACAGATGGTGGCAGAACTGGCTTCTTCAACTCCATCATCCTAAAACCAGGTGATTTTTGTGGTGAGGAGTTGCTTACATGGGCATTGCTTCCCAGCTCTAGAGACAGCTATCCATCATCAACAAGAACTGTTAAAACAATTGCCGAATTGGAAGCATTCTCCCTCCAAGCCGATGACATTAAGTGCGTAGCCAGCACATTCAGGATGATGCATTCCAAGCACCTGCAGCACACATTCAGGTTACACTCATACCAGTGGAGAACATGGGCCGCTCGCTTTATCCAATCAGCATGGCGAAGGCGCCAGAATCGACAAAAAATGGCAGAAGTAGGTCTAAGCAACAGGTGGAAGTCATTCTTCTCATTGGTCAATGACTTCAATGACACGAGATGTGAGGACATTAATGGTTCTTCTAGCACTGTATCACACAGAGAAACAGTTACTGTCTCAAAAATAGCATCAATATTCAAAAAAGCACAGAAGGAGCGACCTGAAGAACCTGATTTCTCTGAAGATCATCATCCAGAGTAA